The genomic window ACCGACTTCAGGGTTTGATTGCTCCGAGTCAGTCGTTAAGCGTGTCTAGCCTTGTCTCAGCTAGACTATAGCTTTCCTAAGGGCCGCCTGAGCGATCTTATAGTCGTAGTATGCCCGAACCCTGTTCGTCATCGCCTGAGCGTATAAGCTCCTGGCCTCAGCCACCTCCAACTCGGTAGCCACCTCCTGCTCGTATCTTCCTGTCGTCACATCGAGGTTCGCCTTGGCATTTCTAACCTGTTTGTCCAGTATCTCCAATTGCTTCCTCGTCCTCATTATGTTAAGGTAGTTCTGTCTGACCTCAAGCATTATCTGACGCTGGAGAGACTTGTAGCACTCCTTTAGATCCCTCAATTGAATCTCGTATCGCTGTTCACGTCTCCTAGACACCCCTCCGTCAAACAGGGGGAATGAGAGCTTTGCAACCGCCCTCCAGCTTCTGTGATCCTTGAAGCTTTCCCTCTCCCGCAGGTAATCGTCCAGGTTCACATCGTAGCTGTACTCGGCGGTGATCTTAGGGTATCTATCGATTTTGGCCAGGAACAGCCCCCATTCAGCGGCCTTTATCTTGGCCCTCATCTCCTTCAGCTCGGCCCTGTTTTTGAGCGCTCTATCTATCGCCTCATCGAGCCTCAGTTCCTCCGGTTCCAGCTTCCCCAGCACAATGAACCTTTTATATCCGGTGTCATCCACCACCTGTATCCGGCTGGCCGGATCAAGCCCCATGGCCATGGCCAGGTCGGCCCTGGCTATCTCGAGGTTGTTTTTATCCTGGACGAGCTGTAGCTCATCGTTAGCCTCCCTGACCTCCGCCGCCAGCACGTCGGCTTCTATCTTCTTCCCCGCCTCCATGAATGCCCTCACCCTCTCCGTGTTCTGCCGCGCGATCCTCAATATCTCCTCATCGACCTCCACGAGCCTCTGCGCCTTGAGAAGGTTATAATACGCCCGCGTCACATCGTAGATGATCTGCTGAATCTGACCCTCTCTCCTCTGTTGAGCGGCCTTCAGATCTTCTCTCCCTTGAGCCACCTCCGCTTCCCTGTGGCCGTGATCCCATATCGTGTATGAGGCTGAGAGCCCTAAATCGTAGTTTTCCTTTTCAAAGCCGAACTCTATCCTATCCGAGAAGAGATAGGTCCCGTTGAGGTAGATCTGAGGGAAATATCTGGATCTGGCATCGTTGAGTGAGAGCTCAGAGGTGATAACGCTGAGCCGAGATAGAATGGCGTCGGGCGATCTCTCCAGGGCGATATCGATGCATTCTCGGAGGGTAAGAGGCTTGGAGAGATCAACCTTACTCATACTATCCAGCTTCTCAAACAGCGTTTTCAGTTTATCCTCTGAGGGGGACTTCGGAAACAACGGGAACTGGGAGAAACCCGGGGGAACCCCGCCGAACCAAAGGATCAACATCGAAATGCCCAGCGGAAGCCACCATCTTCTTAATCTCCGCATGATCAACCTCACTTTAAGGTTTTTTCCCATCATTCATACCTCAGGGCTTCAATTGGATTGAGCCTTGCCGCCTTTCTGGCCGGATATATCCCGAAGAAGATGCCCACGGTGGCGGAGAAGAAGAACGCGAGGGAGATGGAATCCCATGAGACCACCGTTCTCCAGCCGGCCAGGTGGGAGATAAGCTTTGAACCTCCTATGCCGAAGGCGATCCCGATACCTCCACCTATCAGGCTTAAGACCAGCGATTCCATGAGGAACTGGATCAGTATATCCCTCCTTTTGGCGCCGACCGATTTGCGAATCCCTATCTCGCGGGTTCGCTCAGTGACCGACACCAGCATGATGTTCATGATCCCTATCCCGCCGACTATGAGCGAGATAGCTGCTATACCGCCCAGGAGGTAAGTGAAGCTCTTGCCCGTCTGCTCTATCATCTCAAGGAACTCGGTCTGTCGACGAATACTGAAATCATCCTCTTTATTTGCCGGCAACTTGTGTTGTATCCTCAGAACCTTCTCCAATTTTTTCTCGACCTCATCCATATATTTCTGGCTGACCACCTGGACGTTTATGGCGCGGAGGTAATCGGTGCCCAGCAGTCGCTTTTGAGCTGTCGTAACAGGGACGATGATCCAGTTGTCAGGGCTCCTCCACGGCGGACCGCCTTTCTCCTCCATCACACCCAGGACCTTGAACGGTATGTTGTTGATCCTTATCGTCTTGCCCACAGGATCCTCATCTCCGAAGACATCCTCCACCACCGTCTTGCCGAGGGCGCAGACCCTACGCATATAAAGCACATCGAGATCGGAGAAGAAGGAGCCCTTTTCGGGATGGAAGTTCATCACCACCTGATATTCGGGGGTGGTTCCCACGACCGGGGCGTTGGTGTTTTTATCCTTGTATTTTATCTGAGCTCCTCCGGCGAGTTCCGGAACGACCACCGTGATATACGGCACCCTTCTCTCTATCGCCTCGACGTCATCGATTTTCAGCGTTCTGACCGTTCCTCTGCCGAAAACCCTCGCGCCTCTTCGCTGCGCCCCTGGAGTTACCACCAGCACGTTTGTGCCGAGGGATTTTATCCTCTCCGATATGTCCTGCCTCGCGCCTCTGCCGATTGAGATCATGGTGATGATGGCGCCGACCCCGATGATTATCCCCAGCATCGTCAGGAGCGAGCGCGTCTTGTTGGCCATGAGGCTTCTATAGGCGATGCGGAGGTTCTCCTTAATTCTCATACCCTTTCCTCCTCCTCTATCACTCCATCCCTCAGGTGAATGATCCTATGGGCGTATGATGCTATCTCACGCTCATGAGTTACTAAGACGATGGTTATCCCGTTTTCGTTTAGTCTCCGGAATATACCCATGATCTCCGCCCCCGTTCTGGAGTCCAGGTTTCCCGTAGGCTCATCGGCGAGGATGATGGACGGGTTGTTCACAAGGGCACGGGCTATAGCCACCCTCTGTCTTTCGCCTCCTGATAGCTCAGCCGGCCTGTGTTTCGCCCTATGTGCAAGACCGACCGTCTCCAACATCTCGCGTGCCCTTTCAATCCGTTCCTTTTCGGGCACATCGCTGTAGATCATGGGCAGCTCCACGTTATGGATTACGTTCTCTCTGGGGATCAGGTTGAAGGTCTGAAAGACGAATCCTATCTTCCTGTTTCTGATCTCGGCCAACTGATTATCGTTCAGCCCGCTCACCTCGACGCCTTCCAGCCAGTATCTGCCGCTCGTGGGGACGTCCAGACATCCGATTATGTTCATCAGGGTCGATTTCCCGGAACCGGAGGGCCCCATGATGGCCACGAACTCTCCGGCCTTAACTTCAAGCGATACCCCCCTCAGCGCTGGAACTTCGACCTCTCCCATGAGATAGATCTTGTGTATATCCTCCATCACGATCATCCCTCTCTACCTCCTCGGCGGCGGAGGCGGTGGCGGGCCCGGCGGTCTTCCTCCGCCCTGTTTTCTCTGGGCTTCCCGCTGCATCCGTCCGAAGGTTCCCATCAGCCCTCTACTTCCTCGCATCCAGGGAGGGACCTGTTCTCCTTCACTGAGCTTCGGGAAGCCGCCGATCATAACCACATCTCCCTCCGAGAGGCCGGATATCACCTCAGTATATTCGTAGTCGGTGACGCCAGTTTCGATCATCCTGGGTCTTACCGGTCTGCCGTTTACCACGGGGATAACGAACTTTCGACCTCTGATCTCCTTGATGGCCTCGTTCGGCACGAGAAGCACCCCCTTCTTATCCGCGACGGTGATCTCCACCGTGGCGTTCATCCCCGGTTTCAGTATTCCGGATGGGTTTTTGATCTCGGTGGTAACCTTGAAGGTGGTCACGTTCTGTAGGGTTTCACCCTGTGGCGCTATCTTGAGCACCACGCCCTCGAAGGTCTTATCGGGATAGGCGTCCACCACGATCGATACCGGCTGGCCGGGTCTCACATATCCTATCTGTGTCTCATCCACGTCAACTTTGACGTAGACCCTTCCCAGATCGGCCATCGTGACCAGGGGAGTTCCCCCACCGGCTATCGCCTGGAGGCTTGATGAGATGACCTGCCCCTCTTCGACGTATTTCTTAAGTATCGTCCCCGATATCGGTGCGGTAACGAGGGTATCGGCCAATCTGTCCTGGGCCGATTTGAGGGCCACCTCTGCCCGGACGACGCTGGCTTGGGCCTCTTCCACGTCCTTCTCTCTCAGCTTGATCTGTGCCTGATTGGCCTTGACCGATTCCAGATTGGCCTTAGCCTCCTCAAGTTGGGCGATGGCTTGCTCCAGGCTTTTCTGGAGCGAGGCTATACTGGTTTTGGCCCTCTCCTGAGCGGAGGTGAGGGCCAGTTCTGCCTTTTTGACTTTCAACTGCGCCAGCTTTATCTCATCCTCCCTGGAGGGATTCTTCACCATGTTCAACTGCTCAAGGGCCGAGTCATACTGGGCCTGGGCCGTGTCCAGCTTGGATTTGGCCGAGTCCAGCTCAGATTTAGGAACGAACTTCCGATCATACAACGCTTTGGCCCTCTCATACTCTGCCCGAGCCAGATCCAGATTGGCTTTCGCCTGTGCCACGTTTGCCTCGGCCCTCTTCACCTCCTCAGCTCGGGGTTCCTGGGCCAGTTTGAGCTGAAGCTTTGCCGATTCCAGGTTGGCTTTCGCCTCCTCGATGGCCCGTGCGTTTGATTCCCTTTCCTGTTCTATCTCCACCCGCAACTGATCGACCCGAGCCTGGGCTGATTTCACCCTCTCCTCGGCCTGTTTAAGCTGTATCTCATACTGCTGCTTTTGAAGTTCGAGACTGGTCTCCGCCTGAGCAAGGCGTGCCTTTGCGGCGGTTAAATCAGCCTGCGCCTTATCCACATCGGCCTGGACATAAGTTTTCTCTATCTCGGCTATCAGATCCCCTTCCTTCAACGTGTCACCCTCCTCAATCGGCATCTTTATGATCTTCCCGCTCGCCTTGGATTTGACCTCAACGATGGTCAGAGGCTCTATGGTTCCCGTGGCCTCCACCGTGACGGTGATATCACCTCGTTTGACGATCGCCGTCTGTATCTCGGATGCCTTGCTTTCGGGCCTTGAGAATATCCTTCCCCTGCCGAGGAACGCCCCCACTCCAAGTGCCACTACGACGATCCCGATAACAATCCATTTTCTCATCTTATCACCTGCCGTTTCATGGATGCGTAGAACGTTGAGACGTTAAACGTTCAACGTCTCGGCGGTCGCCTCTGTTGTAACTTCTCCCACTCGATTAACTTCCTCATCTCCTCCTTCGTCAGAGCCTTTCTGAGTTTCTTATCCAGGTCCTTTTTGATCTTAGCCATTCCGTCCATCATAGCGTCGAAGTTACCTGCCGATTCTCTTATCAGCTTCTTGCGATCGTCCCATGCCTTTTGGAAGAGCGGTCGAATCTTCTCCAGAGTTTTGTTATCCACCTTTACCTCGAAGGCAATAGCCGCCCATGTGTTCTCGATGGCCTGCATCATCCTGAAAGCACCAGGAGGTCTCGGGGGCTGCGCCTGTGTAAGCTGAAAGGTGGCTCCGACGATGGCGATGGCTATCATAGCCAGCAGAGCGGTTATGATCACCGTTATAGGTTTCATTTGTACTACCTCCTCCTTTTAATTCGTCTTTCAACCCATTAGACGAAATTGGGCGGCGGGATGTTCGGGAAAAGATTCATGGACATTTCATGCTCCCCGCCTTGAGCGCGCCGCCTGTTATGGTGTATAATGACCTTGGCGATCGAGTGGGAGAGGCAGAATCTCGAAGCTTTTGGAGGGATGGAATATGAGATCCGGATACGTCTCCATAGTCGGCGAGCCGAACGTAGGCAAATCGACCTTGCTCAACGTGATGCTTGGGGAGAAACTCTCAATAGTCACGCCCAAACCCCAAACGACCCGTAACAGGATAACCGGCATCCTGACCACGGATGAGTATCAGATCATATTTCTCGACACTCCCGGCCTGCTGAAACCCAGATATAAGCTGCAGGAGTATATGCAGGAGGCGGTCAGAGGGGCGGTGAATGACGCCGATGTGATACTTTATATGATAGACGTCTCCCGCCCGCCGAAGGAGAGAAGCGAGAGGGATATACTGAGGATGCTACGTGAATCGAACAAGGTCGTGATCCTGGTGATGAACAAGATAGATCTCGTATCCAAACCGATGCTTCTGCCTATGATCGCCTCATACAAGGATAAGATGGATTTCGCCGAGATCGTGCCGATCTCCGCCCTTAAAAACGACGGCGTGGATATACTGATCGACGTGATAGTGAAATACCTGCCCGAGGGACCTCAGCTATATCCTGAGGATCAGATTAGCGATATGCCCCTGAGGTTCTTCGTCGCCGAGACGATACGCGAGAAGGTCTTTCTCCTAACAAAACAGGAGATACCATATGCCTCCTCCGTCCTCGTAGAGGAGTTCAAAGAGAGGGAGGAAGGGGCAGCCACTTATATCCGGGCGACGATCTACGTGGAGAGGGAATCGCAAAAGGGGATAATAATCGGGAGAGGAGGAAACATGCTTAAAAAGATAGGTATGGAAGCGCGACGCGAGATAGAGGCCTTCCTCGGTTCACCTGTCTATCTCGATCTATGGGTCAAGGTGAAGGAGGGTTGGCGTCGCAACCCGCGCGACCTGAGGGAGTTGGGATACGCCCCCTGACATGGTATAATATCTGGTAAGTTCTCAAAGCGGAGGTAGGAGAGGATGAGAAAAACCGCTATTTTAACCTTTCTTTTGTTAGCGGCTATATCCGTTTCATCCGGGAAGGAGATCGAGATATCGATCGACGGCCAGTTCGACGACTGGGAAGGCGTCAGAGAGTATACCGATCCGGAGGGCGATACGTTCGGTGGGCCGGATGATCCCACCTTGGATATCCTGAGCTGCAGGATCGCCAACGACGATGAGTTCCTATACGTCTACGTGACGGTTAAGG from Candidatus Poribacteria bacterium includes these protein-coding regions:
- a CDS encoding TolC family protein, with protein sequence MRRLRRWWLPLGISMLILWFGGVPPGFSQFPLFPKSPSEDKLKTLFEKLDSMSKVDLSKPLTLRECIDIALERSPDAILSRLSVITSELSLNDARSRYFPQIYLNGTYLFSDRIEFGFEKENYDLGLSASYTIWDHGHREAEVAQGREDLKAAQQRREGQIQQIIYDVTRAYYNLLKAQRLVEVDEEILRIARQNTERVRAFMEAGKKIEADVLAAEVREANDELQLVQDKNNLEIARADLAMAMGLDPASRIQVVDDTGYKRFIVLGKLEPEELRLDEAIDRALKNRAELKEMRAKIKAAEWGLFLAKIDRYPKITAEYSYDVNLDDYLRERESFKDHRSWRAVAKLSFPLFDGGVSRRREQRYEIQLRDLKECYKSLQRQIMLEVRQNYLNIMRTRKQLEILDKQVRNAKANLDVTTGRYEQEVATELEVAEARSLYAQAMTNRVRAYYDYKIAQAALRKAIV
- a CDS encoding ABC transporter permease; translation: MRIKENLRIAYRSLMANKTRSLLTMLGIIIGVGAIITMISIGRGARQDISERIKSLGTNVLVVTPGAQRRGARVFGRGTVRTLKIDDVEAIERRVPYITVVVPELAGGAQIKYKDKNTNAPVVGTTPEYQVVMNFHPEKGSFFSDLDVLYMRRVCALGKTVVEDVFGDEDPVGKTIRINNIPFKVLGVMEEKGGPPWRSPDNWIIVPVTTAQKRLLGTDYLRAINVQVVSQKYMDEVEKKLEKVLRIQHKLPANKEDDFSIRRQTEFLEMIEQTGKSFTYLLGGIAAISLIVGGIGIMNIMLVSVTERTREIGIRKSVGAKRRDILIQFLMESLVLSLIGGGIGIAFGIGGSKLISHLAGWRTVVSWDSISLAFFFSATVGIFFGIYPARKAARLNPIEALRYE
- a CDS encoding ABC transporter ATP-binding protein, whose translation is MIVMEDIHKIYLMGEVEVPALRGVSLEVKAGEFVAIMGPSGSGKSTLMNIIGCLDVPTSGRYWLEGVEVSGLNDNQLAEIRNRKIGFVFQTFNLIPRENVIHNVELPMIYSDVPEKERIERAREMLETVGLAHRAKHRPAELSGGERQRVAIARALVNNPSIILADEPTGNLDSRTGAEIMGIFRRLNENGITIVLVTHEREIASYAHRIIHLRDGVIEEEERV
- a CDS encoding efflux RND transporter periplasmic adaptor subunit → MRKWIVIGIVVVALGVGAFLGRGRIFSRPESKASEIQTAIVKRGDITVTVEATGTIEPLTIVEVKSKASGKIIKMPIEEGDTLKEGDLIAEIEKTYVQADVDKAQADLTAAKARLAQAETSLELQKQQYEIQLKQAEERVKSAQARVDQLRVEIEQERESNARAIEEAKANLESAKLQLKLAQEPRAEEVKRAEANVAQAKANLDLARAEYERAKALYDRKFVPKSELDSAKSKLDTAQAQYDSALEQLNMVKNPSREDEIKLAQLKVKKAELALTSAQERAKTSIASLQKSLEQAIAQLEEAKANLESVKANQAQIKLREKDVEEAQASVVRAEVALKSAQDRLADTLVTAPISGTILKKYVEEGQVISSSLQAIAGGGTPLVTMADLGRVYVKVDVDETQIGYVRPGQPVSIVVDAYPDKTFEGVVLKIAPQGETLQNVTTFKVTTEIKNPSGILKPGMNATVEITVADKKGVLLVPNEAIKEIRGRKFVIPVVNGRPVRPRMIETGVTDYEYTEVISGLSEGDVVMIGGFPKLSEGEQVPPWMRGSRGLMGTFGRMQREAQRKQGGGRPPGPPPPPPPRR
- the era gene encoding GTPase Era, with amino-acid sequence MRSGYVSIVGEPNVGKSTLLNVMLGEKLSIVTPKPQTTRNRITGILTTDEYQIIFLDTPGLLKPRYKLQEYMQEAVRGAVNDADVILYMIDVSRPPKERSERDILRMLRESNKVVILVMNKIDLVSKPMLLPMIASYKDKMDFAEIVPISALKNDGVDILIDVIVKYLPEGPQLYPEDQISDMPLRFFVAETIREKVFLLTKQEIPYASSVLVEEFKEREEGAATYIRATIYVERESQKGIIIGRGGNMLKKIGMEARREIEAFLGSPVYLDLWVKVKEGWRRNPRDLRELGYAP